In one Vulgatibacter incomptus genomic region, the following are encoded:
- a CDS encoding archaemetzincin produces MGGAAELIGSARPAPEPTVSTRVGIVALGDVHRKILDAAASGVRATFGFSTAIAPALASPKYALNPSRNQHHAASILRKLWQGQTVRGRDLLLAIGNQDLFEPEADFIFGDGDRDFRSAVISLVRLRVADEGRLLRRVSALSAWAVGLSLGLRSCDDTRCAMAGIRSADELEHRHPALCSPCQLLQAAGGKI; encoded by the coding sequence TTGGGCGGGGCGGCGGAGCTGATCGGCTCCGCCCGCCCTGCTCCCGAGCCCACCGTCTCCACCCGGGTCGGGATCGTCGCCCTGGGCGACGTCCACCGGAAGATCCTAGACGCCGCGGCGTCGGGGGTCCGCGCGACCTTCGGCTTCTCGACCGCGATCGCCCCGGCGCTGGCGAGCCCGAAGTACGCCCTCAACCCCTCCCGAAACCAGCACCACGCCGCCTCGATCCTCCGCAAGCTCTGGCAGGGGCAGACGGTTCGCGGCCGAGACCTGCTCCTCGCCATCGGCAACCAGGATCTCTTCGAGCCGGAAGCGGACTTCATCTTCGGCGACGGCGATCGGGACTTCCGCTCCGCCGTGATCAGCCTCGTCCGCCTGCGGGTAGCCGACGAGGGACGCCTGCTACGCCGGGTGTCCGCCCTCTCCGCCTGGGCGGTCGGCCTCTCCCTTGGCCTCCGGAGCTGCGACGACACCCGGTGCGCGATGGCCGGGATCCGCTCCGCGGACGAGCTCGAGCATCGGCATCCGGCGCTCTGCAGCCCGTGCCAGCTCCTCCAGGCGGCGGGCGGCAAGATCTAG
- the gyrB gene encoding DNA topoisomerase (ATP-hydrolyzing) subunit B, with protein MAALEGAAPAAAPSPDEYSAASITVLEGLEAVRKRPGMYIGPPDETGMHHLVWEVVDNSVDEALAGHCNRIEVTVHVDNSISVSDNGRGIPTDIHPTEGRPTPEVVLTVLHAGGKFDNQSYKMSGGLHGVGVSCVNALAEYLDLEIARGGKVHHQTYARGVPTSGLDVIGEAKRTGTKIRFKPDQEIFGNREYNFDTLTQRLRELAFLNAGLQILLTDERSGKSHDFHYEGGISSFVEHLNRNKSVLFDKPVRIISEVENDGRRAIVEIALQYNDTYDDLIFCFANNINNRDGGSHLVGLRAALTRTINSYAQKNNLWKDLKESPSGEDAREGLTAVISVKLPNPQFDSQTKGKLINPEIKGVVEGVVNDKLGQFLEENPNVAKRIAAKVGDAARARLAARKARETVRRKGALDSAALPGKLADCQERDPAKSEVYIVEGDSAGGSAKQGRDRRTQAILPLRGKILNVEKARFDKMLSSAEIGVIITALGTGIGREEYNPDKARYHSIILMTDADVDGSHIRTLLLTFFYRQMPELIERGYLYIAQPPLFRIAKGKKETYLKDQRALDEYLLNIGVAYTRIHTPTGELTGTALKDLARAVYEYESLLSKIDRRRDGRIVDALVQASNFELSTLTSREQIEEELAKVQTWLENCHPDALPLKVLVSEDEEHGCKRISIRSHSLGTYRETILDYNFLAAAEFTELRRRAGAFAALGPAPYRMSLDGIETEVDTVQQLVARISKEASKGQTIQRYKGLGEMNPEQLWETTMNPATRTLLQVRVEDAVEADQIFTVLMGDAVEPRREFIERNALEVQNLDV; from the coding sequence GTGGCTGCGCTTGAAGGAGCCGCGCCCGCGGCTGCACCCAGTCCGGACGAATACTCCGCAGCATCCATCACCGTGCTCGAGGGGCTCGAGGCGGTGCGCAAGCGGCCCGGCATGTACATCGGTCCCCCCGACGAAACCGGCATGCACCACCTCGTGTGGGAGGTGGTCGACAACTCGGTCGACGAGGCCCTCGCCGGGCACTGCAACCGGATCGAGGTCACGGTCCACGTCGACAACTCGATCAGCGTCTCGGACAACGGCCGCGGCATCCCCACCGACATCCATCCCACCGAGGGGCGCCCGACGCCCGAGGTGGTGCTCACGGTGCTCCACGCCGGCGGCAAGTTCGACAACCAGTCGTACAAGATGTCCGGCGGCCTCCACGGCGTGGGCGTCTCCTGCGTGAACGCGCTCGCCGAGTACCTGGACCTCGAGATCGCCCGGGGCGGCAAGGTCCATCACCAGACCTACGCCCGAGGTGTGCCCACCTCCGGCCTGGATGTGATCGGCGAGGCGAAGCGGACCGGGACCAAGATCCGCTTCAAGCCGGATCAGGAGATCTTCGGAAACCGGGAGTACAACTTCGACACCCTGACCCAGCGCCTCCGGGAGCTCGCCTTCCTGAACGCGGGCCTGCAGATCCTCCTCACGGACGAGCGCAGCGGCAAGAGCCACGACTTCCACTACGAGGGCGGGATCTCGTCGTTCGTGGAGCACCTGAACCGCAACAAGAGCGTGCTCTTCGACAAGCCGGTCCGCATCATCAGCGAGGTCGAGAACGACGGCCGCCGCGCCATCGTCGAGATCGCGCTCCAGTACAACGACACCTACGACGATCTGATCTTCTGCTTCGCGAACAACATCAACAACCGCGACGGTGGATCGCACCTGGTCGGGCTGCGCGCCGCGCTCACCCGGACGATCAACTCCTACGCCCAGAAGAACAACCTCTGGAAGGATCTGAAGGAGAGCCCGAGCGGCGAGGACGCCCGTGAGGGCCTCACCGCGGTGATCAGCGTCAAGCTGCCCAACCCGCAGTTCGACTCGCAGACCAAGGGCAAGCTGATCAACCCGGAGATCAAGGGCGTCGTCGAGGGCGTGGTCAACGACAAGCTCGGCCAGTTCCTCGAGGAGAACCCCAACGTCGCCAAGCGCATCGCCGCCAAGGTGGGCGACGCCGCGCGCGCCCGGCTCGCAGCCCGCAAGGCCCGCGAGACCGTGCGCCGCAAGGGCGCCCTCGACTCGGCGGCGCTGCCCGGAAAGCTCGCCGACTGCCAGGAGCGCGATCCCGCCAAGAGCGAGGTCTACATCGTCGAGGGTGACTCGGCAGGTGGCTCCGCCAAGCAGGGCCGCGATCGTCGCACCCAGGCGATCCTCCCCTTGCGCGGCAAGATCCTGAACGTCGAAAAGGCGCGCTTCGACAAGATGCTCTCCTCTGCCGAGATCGGCGTGATCATCACGGCCCTCGGCACGGGCATCGGCCGGGAGGAGTACAACCCCGACAAGGCGCGCTACCACAGCATCATCCTGATGACGGACGCCGACGTCGACGGCTCCCACATCCGGACGCTGCTCCTGACCTTCTTCTATCGGCAGATGCCGGAGCTGATCGAGCGCGGGTACCTCTACATCGCGCAGCCGCCGCTCTTCCGCATCGCCAAGGGCAAGAAGGAGACGTACCTCAAGGACCAGCGAGCCCTCGACGAGTACCTGCTCAACATCGGCGTGGCCTATACGCGGATCCACACGCCCACCGGTGAGCTCACCGGGACGGCGCTCAAGGATCTGGCCCGGGCCGTCTACGAGTACGAGTCGCTCCTCTCCAAGATCGATCGGCGCCGCGACGGCCGGATCGTCGACGCGCTCGTGCAGGCTTCGAATTTCGAGCTCTCGACCCTGACCAGCCGGGAGCAGATCGAGGAGGAGCTCGCCAAGGTGCAGACCTGGCTCGAGAACTGCCACCCCGACGCGCTGCCGCTCAAGGTGCTCGTCTCGGAAGACGAGGAGCACGGCTGCAAGCGGATCTCGATCCGAAGCCACTCCCTCGGCACCTACCGTGAGACGATCCTCGACTACAACTTCCTCGCCGCCGCCGAGTTCACCGAGCTGCGGCGCAGGGCAGGGGCGTTCGCGGCGCTGGGCCCGGCGCCCTACCGGATGAGCCTGGACGGGATCGAGACCGAGGTCGACACCGTGCAGCAGCTCGTGGCGCGGATCAGCAAGGAGGCCTCGAAGGGCCAGACGATCCAGCGCTACAAGGGTCTGGGCGAGATGAACCCCGAGCAGCTCTGGGAGACCACGATGAACCCCGCCACCCGCACGCTGCTCCAGGTGCGCGTGGAGGACGCCGTCGAGGCCGATCAGATCTTCACCGTGCTCATGGGCGACGCCGTGGAGCCCCGGCGCGAGTTCATCGAGCGCAACGCCCTCGAGGTCCAGAACCTGGACGTCTGA
- the recF gene encoding DNA replication/repair protein RecF (All proteins in this family for which functions are known are DNA-binding proteins that assist the filamentation of RecA onto DNA for the initiation of recombination or recombinational repair.) — MRLLDLRLRDFRNIEAARVDLGPRATVVVGPNGQGKTNLLEAVYFLATLKPLRTSRLSELPRFGAKGCKVEGSFELGATTRVFGVEVADGSRQAFVDGKKVRELEDYFGGVSVVAFTPDDLALVKGGPELRRRFLDRAVFNRFPGYLGESRDYARALKSRNRLLREGARLELVEAFDAPLARQGARLVARRLRLVDELAPRFETVLAGLSRGQLEGALRYAPKVAEGGVGEEEIAARLLEELSTRLPRDRERGYTSVGPHADTLGIKLAGRPARAYASQGQQRALVLALKIGEIENLRESLGYQPLLLLDDVSSELDRERNEQLCSYLASLDGQVLLTTTDPELLGGAAGPDARFYAVREGTFAPLDRAS, encoded by the coding sequence TTGCGCCTCCTCGATCTCCGTCTGCGGGACTTCCGCAACATCGAGGCGGCGCGGGTCGACCTCGGGCCCCGGGCCACGGTAGTCGTCGGCCCCAACGGCCAGGGAAAGACCAACCTCCTCGAGGCGGTCTACTTCCTCGCCACCCTGAAGCCCCTGCGGACGAGCCGGCTCTCGGAGCTCCCGCGCTTCGGCGCGAAGGGCTGCAAGGTGGAGGGCAGCTTCGAGCTCGGCGCGACGACTCGCGTCTTCGGGGTCGAGGTCGCAGACGGCAGCCGCCAGGCCTTCGTCGACGGCAAGAAGGTCCGGGAGCTCGAGGACTACTTCGGCGGCGTCTCGGTGGTGGCCTTCACGCCGGACGACCTCGCCCTGGTGAAAGGCGGGCCGGAGCTGCGCCGACGCTTCCTCGATCGCGCGGTCTTCAACCGCTTCCCCGGCTACCTCGGCGAGAGCCGCGACTACGCCCGCGCCCTGAAGTCCCGAAATCGTCTCCTGCGCGAAGGCGCGAGGCTCGAGCTGGTGGAGGCCTTCGACGCCCCCCTCGCGCGCCAGGGCGCCCGCCTGGTGGCCCGCAGGCTCCGCCTCGTCGACGAGCTCGCGCCGCGTTTCGAGACGGTGCTCGCGGGCCTGAGCCGTGGCCAGCTCGAGGGGGCCCTGCGCTACGCGCCGAAGGTCGCCGAGGGCGGGGTGGGGGAGGAGGAGATCGCGGCCCGGCTCCTGGAGGAGCTCTCGACCCGCCTCCCCCGCGATCGGGAGCGGGGCTACACCAGCGTCGGCCCCCACGCCGACACCCTGGGGATCAAGCTGGCCGGCCGTCCGGCGAGGGCCTATGCCTCCCAGGGCCAGCAGCGCGCCCTCGTCCTCGCCCTGAAGATCGGCGAGATCGAGAACCTGCGCGAGAGCCTGGGCTATCAGCCCCTGCTACTTCTCGACGACGTCTCCTCCGAGCTCGATCGGGAGCGCAACGAGCAGCTCTGCTCCTACCTCGCCTCCCTCGACGGACAGGTGCTTTTGACCACCACCGATCCGGAGCTCCTGGGCGGTGCGGCGGGCCCCGACGCGCGTTTCTACGCCGTTCGCGAAGGCACCTTCGCGCCCCTCGACCGAGCGAGCTGA
- the dnaN gene encoding DNA polymerase III subunit beta → MELQIAVEELTKALYRAQGIVEKKAAMPILSNVLLEAASGSLKVTAFDMEVGVVSEHRAEVLKEGRTTVSARHLYDIAKMLPEPMVVLKQGQNHYLEIRCGASHFRIVGSPADDFPDLPLQTKVPFVTVRARQLLEMIERTSFAISTDDTRFNLNGVFFEPVANGGGARMVATDGHRLSLVERPVEGDFGLARGVIVPRKGMHELKRLLAEAGTEEVELGFAGNAAMLRRPGLSMIMQLVNGQFPEYAQVIPKESARTVQVNRVRFLETLKRVSLLSQDQVRTVKLEVGEAVLRVSSQNPDLGEAHEELAIDGTGANLQIGFNARYLIDVLTALPDEDVALELTDDLSPGVIHPAGDKTYTAVVMPVRI, encoded by the coding sequence ATGGAGCTGCAGATCGCGGTTGAGGAGCTGACGAAGGCGCTCTACCGGGCCCAGGGAATCGTCGAGAAGAAGGCGGCGATGCCGATCCTCTCGAACGTGCTCCTCGAGGCGGCCTCCGGCTCGCTCAAGGTCACGGCCTTCGACATGGAGGTCGGCGTGGTCAGCGAGCACCGCGCCGAGGTGCTCAAGGAGGGACGGACCACCGTCTCGGCCCGCCACCTCTATGACATCGCGAAGATGCTCCCGGAGCCGATGGTGGTCCTCAAGCAGGGCCAGAACCACTATCTGGAGATTCGCTGCGGCGCCTCGCACTTCCGGATCGTGGGGAGCCCGGCCGACGACTTCCCCGACCTCCCGCTCCAGACCAAGGTGCCCTTCGTCACCGTGCGGGCCCGCCAGCTCCTGGAGATGATCGAGCGGACCTCCTTCGCGATCTCCACCGACGACACCCGTTTCAACCTGAACGGCGTCTTCTTCGAGCCGGTGGCCAACGGCGGCGGCGCCCGCATGGTCGCCACGGACGGCCACCGCCTCTCCCTGGTCGAGAGGCCGGTCGAGGGCGACTTCGGGTTGGCCCGCGGCGTGATCGTGCCTCGCAAGGGCATGCACGAGCTCAAGAGGCTGCTCGCGGAGGCCGGCACCGAAGAGGTGGAGCTCGGCTTCGCCGGCAACGCCGCGATGCTCCGTCGCCCCGGTCTCTCGATGATCATGCAGCTCGTGAACGGCCAGTTCCCCGAGTACGCCCAGGTGATCCCGAAGGAGAGCGCCCGGACGGTCCAGGTGAACCGGGTGCGCTTCCTCGAGACGCTGAAGCGGGTCTCGCTCCTCTCGCAGGATCAGGTCCGCACCGTGAAGCTCGAGGTGGGCGAAGCGGTGCTGCGCGTGTCGAGCCAGAACCCGGACCTCGGCGAGGCCCACGAGGAGCTCGCGATCGACGGCACCGGCGCGAACCTCCAGATCGGCTTCAACGCCCGCTACCTGATCGACGTCCTCACGGCGCTGCCCGACGAGGATGTGGCCCTCGAGCTCACCGACGATCTCTCGCCCGGCGTGATCCATCCGGCAGGCGACAAGACGTACACCGCGGTGGTGATGCCGGTCCGGATCTGA
- the dnaA gene encoding chromosomal replication initiator protein DnaA, producing the protein MDRIESPDDGTLPGVAAYARSETLEPKGTSVWERALEKLRHSTTDYLYENWISQITEVSRDERTLTLGVPSLFVRDWIVTHYVDLVRKAVHSAAGEPLEIEFVIDEARKAGAQPVAREPVRQSDEVVIGEIEVARPRPKLSERFTFENFVVGPSNQLAAAAAAAVAENPGKQYNPLFIYGGTGLGKTHLLHAIGNRILERDPKMRVVYISAEHFLNEFVTLVKKGQMEEFRRRFRQGVDVLMMDDIQVLKKAQETQNEFFHTFNDLHDAGKAIILTSDINPNELPNIESRLRTRFTSGLTADVYEPPFEVRIAIIKRKAEFERVNLPDDVAQFVASKISRSVRDLEGALTRLAAHANLTGRPLSPAYAQEILRDLLPQRQALSSDHVQKVVARYYGLTTDDLRGEKRLRPIANARSVAMYFCRKLIGDSFPTIGGAFGNKHHTTVMAAVERVAEKRVEGSPFARELEELERQITGA; encoded by the coding sequence ATGGATCGAATCGAGAGCCCGGACGACGGAACTCTGCCAGGCGTGGCCGCATACGCGAGGAGCGAGACGCTGGAACCCAAGGGAACATCGGTGTGGGAGAGAGCGCTCGAGAAGCTGCGGCACTCGACGACCGACTACCTCTACGAGAACTGGATCTCGCAGATCACCGAGGTCTCGAGGGACGAGAGGACCCTCACGCTCGGCGTGCCCAGCCTCTTCGTTCGCGACTGGATCGTGACCCACTACGTCGACCTGGTCCGCAAGGCGGTCCACTCCGCGGCGGGTGAGCCGCTCGAGATCGAGTTCGTGATCGACGAGGCGCGGAAGGCCGGCGCCCAGCCCGTCGCGAGAGAACCCGTCCGGCAGAGCGACGAGGTGGTGATCGGCGAGATCGAGGTCGCCCGCCCGCGGCCCAAGCTCTCCGAGCGCTTCACCTTCGAGAACTTCGTCGTCGGGCCGTCGAACCAGCTCGCGGCTGCTGCTGCGGCGGCGGTCGCCGAGAACCCGGGCAAGCAGTACAACCCGCTCTTCATCTACGGCGGCACCGGCCTCGGCAAGACCCACCTGCTCCACGCGATCGGCAACCGGATCCTCGAGCGCGATCCGAAGATGCGCGTGGTCTACATCTCGGCCGAGCACTTCTTGAACGAGTTCGTCACCCTCGTGAAGAAGGGCCAGATGGAGGAGTTCCGCCGCCGGTTCCGGCAGGGCGTGGACGTCCTGATGATGGACGACATCCAGGTCCTCAAGAAGGCGCAGGAGACGCAGAACGAGTTCTTCCATACGTTCAACGACCTGCACGACGCCGGCAAGGCGATCATCCTCACGTCGGACATCAACCCGAACGAGCTGCCGAACATCGAGTCCCGGCTGCGCACCCGCTTCACGTCGGGCCTGACCGCCGACGTCTACGAGCCTCCCTTCGAGGTCCGGATCGCGATCATCAAGCGGAAGGCGGAGTTCGAGAGGGTCAACCTCCCGGACGACGTGGCGCAGTTCGTCGCCTCGAAGATCTCGCGGAGCGTCCGCGACCTCGAGGGCGCGCTGACCCGCCTCGCGGCCCACGCAAACCTCACGGGGCGGCCGCTCTCGCCCGCCTACGCCCAGGAGATCCTCCGCGACCTCCTGCCGCAGCGGCAGGCCCTCTCCAGCGATCACGTGCAGAAGGTGGTCGCCCGCTACTACGGCCTGACCACCGACGACCTGCGGGGCGAGAAGAGGCTCCGGCCCATCGCCAACGCGCGTTCGGTCGCCATGTACTTCTGCCGCAAGCTGATCGGCGACTCGTTCCCGACCATCGGCGGCGCCTTCGGCAACAAGCACCACACGACGGTCATGGCCGCGGTGGAGCGGGTCGCCGAGAAGCGGGTGGAGGGCTCGCCCTTCGCCCGGGAGTTGGAGGAGCTCGAGCGCCAGATCACCGGTGCCTAG
- the rpmH gene encoding 50S ribosomal protein L34: protein MKRTYQPKKIRRNRTHGFRKRNATKAGRDVLKRRRAKGRKRLTTSAPKK, encoded by the coding sequence GTGAAGCGTACCTACCAGCCGAAGAAGATCCGCCGCAACCGTACCCACGGCTTCCGCAAGCGCAACGCCACCAAGGCGGGTCGCGACGTGCTCAAGCGCCGCCGCGCGAAGGGCCGCAAGCGGCTCACCACCTCTGCGCCCAAGAAGTAG
- the rnpA gene encoding ribonuclease P protein component, whose translation MPEPTSGATGASFPKDQRLLSRGDFLRAKARGRKVHTEHLLALALPPPASARGRRVGLTVSGKVGNSVERNRVKRWLRQIFRTERDALPDRVDLVLIAKQGAPDADEARLRAEFLEVARKLRQPPSSAAGKKEGR comes from the coding sequence ATGCCGGAACCGACCAGCGGCGCGACGGGGGCTTCGTTCCCGAAGGACCAGCGTCTCCTCTCGCGCGGGGACTTCCTCCGCGCGAAGGCGCGTGGCCGCAAGGTCCACACCGAGCATCTCCTAGCGCTCGCGCTTCCCCCTCCGGCATCCGCCAGGGGGCGGCGCGTTGGCCTCACCGTTTCCGGCAAGGTCGGGAACTCGGTGGAGCGCAACCGGGTGAAGCGCTGGCTGCGGCAGATCTTCCGCACCGAGCGCGACGCCCTGCCCGACCGGGTCGATCTCGTCCTGATCGCCAAGCAGGGAGCGCCGGACGCTGACGAGGCCCGGCTCCGCGCCGAGTTCCTCGAGGTGGCCCGGAAGCTTCGTCAGCCCCCCTCGTCGGCCGCCGGCAAGAAGGAGGGCCGATGA
- the yidD gene encoding membrane protein insertion efficiency factor YidD, with the protein MIALLLSLPIRAYRALISPFLPARCRFHPSCSVYAIEALEGHGALKGLWLILRRLGRCHPFHPGGLDPVPPTGKAPHRLSRRAS; encoded by the coding sequence ATGATCGCCCTCCTGCTGAGCCTCCCGATCCGGGCGTATCGCGCGCTGATCTCCCCCTTCCTCCCAGCGCGCTGCCGTTTCCATCCGAGCTGCTCCGTCTACGCGATCGAGGCCCTTGAGGGCCATGGCGCGCTGAAGGGGCTCTGGCTCATCCTGCGCCGGCTCGGCCGGTGTCATCCCTTCCATCCGGGTGGCCTGGATCCGGTGCCACCGACCGGCAAGGCGCCGCACCGTCTCTCGCGTCGAGCGAGCTGA
- the yidC gene encoding membrane protein insertase YidC: MDSNKRLILTVGISLAIFLGYQWTMTTFFPAPAPHPTASTEIKEAPGSGDVVPALHERSADEAGNEGDAVPAGDEGTVVAAALPQREVTLRTDDLLLGFSSHGAGLFKAELLGRKGQRQGGTDAPQVDLAGALQPSDPLLFEATTGEGLPVLGNRAPCSVAGSDERSVTFLCDAPGLQLEKKFTVTGARTLDLQMVLHNRGAVPLAGTLGLLMPARVDPARQVSSRGCAGFGGAPPQPTQNICRADDKISRSLYHADKPSVTPEGRAWFAGIEERYFLAVAVPDQASACELVAETPEFLTTHLNTKVATIAPGASQTVRYQLVIGPKDIGLLQDASASIASSTGLPNPKLDETVDLGFWAVIARILLWLLRAAHHVIANWGVAIILLTVAVKLLTLPLAWKSMKSMEEMRKLAPEIAKLKEKFGSDREKLNLETMKLYQQHKVNPLGGCLPMLIQMPIWLALYATLQTSVELYNEPFIAGWISDLTSKDPYYALPLAMGVTMYITQKMQPMQMEAAQQKVMLYFMPIFFTFIMLQLPAGLTLYIFTNNLLSIGQQMALRKSMGIPAIGAPPPAASSATIEVAPAKKPGKKK, encoded by the coding sequence GTGGACAGCAACAAGAGGCTGATCCTCACCGTTGGCATCTCGCTCGCCATCTTCCTGGGCTACCAGTGGACGATGACGACGTTCTTCCCTGCCCCCGCTCCGCATCCGACGGCTTCCACGGAGATCAAGGAAGCGCCCGGCTCGGGCGACGTCGTGCCCGCCCTTCACGAGCGGTCCGCCGACGAGGCGGGGAACGAAGGCGACGCCGTCCCTGCTGGCGATGAGGGGACCGTGGTCGCCGCCGCCCTCCCCCAGCGGGAGGTGACCCTCCGCACGGACGATCTCCTGCTCGGCTTCTCCAGCCACGGCGCGGGCCTGTTCAAGGCCGAGCTCCTGGGCCGGAAGGGCCAGCGACAGGGCGGCACCGACGCGCCCCAGGTGGACCTCGCCGGCGCGCTGCAGCCGAGCGATCCGCTCCTCTTCGAGGCGACCACGGGCGAGGGGCTGCCGGTGCTGGGCAATCGCGCGCCCTGCAGCGTCGCTGGCAGCGACGAGCGCTCCGTCACCTTCCTCTGCGATGCCCCGGGCCTCCAGCTCGAGAAGAAGTTCACCGTCACGGGCGCGCGGACCCTCGACCTCCAGATGGTGCTGCACAACCGCGGCGCCGTGCCCCTCGCCGGCACCCTCGGCCTGCTGATGCCCGCCCGCGTCGATCCGGCCCGCCAGGTGTCCTCCCGCGGCTGCGCCGGCTTCGGCGGCGCTCCCCCGCAGCCCACGCAGAACATCTGCCGCGCCGACGACAAGATCAGCCGTTCCCTGTATCACGCGGATAAACCCTCCGTGACACCCGAGGGCCGCGCGTGGTTCGCCGGCATCGAGGAGCGCTACTTCCTCGCGGTGGCCGTCCCCGATCAGGCCTCTGCCTGCGAGCTCGTCGCCGAGACCCCCGAGTTCCTCACCACCCACCTGAACACCAAGGTCGCCACGATCGCGCCGGGTGCCTCCCAGACGGTGCGCTACCAGCTCGTGATCGGGCCGAAGGACATCGGCCTCCTGCAGGACGCGAGCGCCTCCATCGCCTCGAGCACCGGCCTGCCGAACCCCAAGCTCGACGAGACCGTCGACCTCGGCTTCTGGGCGGTGATCGCCCGGATCCTGCTCTGGCTGCTCCGCGCCGCCCACCACGTGATCGCCAACTGGGGCGTCGCGATCATCCTCCTCACCGTGGCGGTGAAGCTCCTCACCCTTCCCCTCGCGTGGAAGTCGATGAAGTCGATGGAGGAGATGCGGAAGCTCGCGCCCGAGATCGCAAAGCTCAAGGAGAAGTTCGGCAGCGATCGCGAGAAGCTCAACCTCGAGACGATGAAGCTCTACCAGCAGCACAAGGTGAACCCCTTGGGCGGCTGCCTGCCGATGCTGATCCAGATGCCGATCTGGCTCGCGCTCTACGCCACGCTGCAGACCTCGGTGGAGCTCTACAACGAGCCCTTCATCGCCGGCTGGATCTCGGATCTGACCTCGAAGGATCCGTACTACGCGCTGCCGCTGGCGATGGGCGTGACCATGTACATCACCCAGAAGATGCAGCCGATGCAGATGGAGGCGGCGCAGCAGAAGGTGATGCTCTACTTCATGCCGATCTTCTTCACCTTCATCATGCTGCAGCTCCCCGCCGGCCTCACGCTCTACATCTTCACGAACAACCTCCTCTCGATCGGCCAGCAGATGGCGCTGCGCAAGAGCATGGGGATTCCGGCGATCGGTGCGCCGCCCCCTGCCGCATCCTCGGCGACCATCGAGGTCGCGCCCGCGAAGAAGCCGGGAAAGAAGAAGTAG
- a CDS encoding protein jag, with amino-acid sequence MSDPHRPEDEARDIEAEKASPHPTPEAESAGAEARGGAEASAEDEAGMPEGGGEGEPGVGGAATAPEKLLRTKEVIEGILERLGAEAQVSVRDTAESVNGELRFAKGAEVLDLAPRGQMLEVVQYLVNRIVNRDAEGRKRIVLTLAGSVTEEGDEAMSAMAQRLALAARRMGRSLTLVPIHARDRKAIHVALAQAEGIQTRSEGEGNLRRLVVEPKASS; translated from the coding sequence ATGAGCGATCCGCACCGCCCAGAGGACGAAGCGCGCGACATCGAGGCCGAGAAGGCCTCGCCCCACCCGACCCCGGAGGCCGAGAGCGCCGGGGCCGAAGCCCGCGGCGGCGCGGAGGCGTCGGCGGAGGACGAGGCAGGGATGCCCGAGGGCGGTGGCGAGGGAGAGCCCGGCGTCGGCGGCGCCGCGACCGCGCCGGAGAAGCTCCTTCGGACCAAGGAGGTGATCGAGGGGATCCTCGAGCGCCTCGGCGCCGAGGCCCAGGTCTCGGTGCGGGACACCGCCGAGTCGGTGAACGGCGAGCTCCGCTTCGCCAAAGGGGCCGAGGTCCTCGACCTGGCGCCTCGCGGCCAGATGCTGGAGGTGGTGCAGTACCTCGTGAACCGGATCGTCAACCGCGACGCCGAGGGACGGAAGCGGATCGTCCTGACGCTCGCCGGATCGGTCACCGAGGAGGGGGACGAGGCCATGTCGGCCATGGCCCAGCGCCTTGCTCTTGCGGCCAGGAGAATGGGAAGGAGCCTCACGTTGGTTCCCATCCACGCGCGGGACCGCAAGGCGATCCACGTGGCCCTCGCGCAGGCCGAAGGGATCCAGACCCGAAGCGAAGGCGAGGGCAACCTGCGGCGCCTCGTGGTCGAGCCCAAGGCGTCCAGCTAG